The following are encoded together in the Marmota flaviventris isolate mMarFla1 chromosome 18, mMarFla1.hap1, whole genome shotgun sequence genome:
- the Cacng7 gene encoding voltage-dependent calcium channel gamma-7 subunit: MSHCSSRALTLLSSVFGACGLLLVGIAVSTDYWLYMEEGTVLPQNQTTEVKMALHAGLWRVCFFAGREKGRCVASEYFLEPEINLVTENTENILKTVRTATPFPMVSLFLVFTAFVISNIGHIRPQRTILAFVSGIFFILSGLSLVVGLVLYISSINDEVMNRPSSSEQYFHYRYGWSFAFAASSFLLKEGAGVMSVYLFTKRYAEEEMYRPHPAFYRPRLSDCSDYSGQFLQPEAWRRGRSPSDISSDVSIQMTQNYPPAIKYPDHLHISTSPC, translated from the exons ATGAGTCACTGCAGCAGCCGCGCCCTGACCCTGTTGAGCAGCGTGTTCGGTGCATGCGGCCTGCTCCTCGTGGGCATCGCGGTCAGCACGGACTACTGGCTGTACATGGAGGAGGGCACTGTGTTGCCGCAGAACCAGACCACCGAGGTCAAGATGGCGCTGCACGCTGGCCTCTGGCGAGTCTGCTTCTTTGCAG GTCGAGAGAAGGGTCGCTGCGTGGCCTCGGAATACTTCCTTGAACCAGAGATCAACTTGGTGACGGAAAACACGGAGAATATTTTGA AGACAGTGCGCACGGCCACTCCCTTCCCCATGGTCAGTCTGTTCCTCGTTTTCACGGCCTTCGTCATCAGCAACATCGGCCACATACGCCCTCAGAGGACCATCCTAGCCTTCGTTTCTGGCATCTTCTTCATCCTGTCAG GCCTCTCCTTGGTGGTGGGCTTGGTCCTTTACATCTCCAGCATCAACGACGAGGTCAtgaacaggcccagcagctccGAGCAGTACTTCCATTACCGCTATGGGTGGTCTTTTGCCTTCGCGGCTTCCTCCTTCCTGCTCAAAGAG GGGGCCGGCGTGATGTCGGTGTACCTGTTCACCAAGCGCTACGCGGAGGAGGAGATGTACCGCCCGCACCCCGCCTTCTACCGTCCGCGTCTCAGCGACTGCTCCGACTACTCCGGCCAGTTTCTGCAGCCCGAGGCGTGGCGTCGGGGCCGCAGCCCGTCGGACATCTCAAGCGACGTCTCTATCCAGATGACGCAGAACTACCCTCCCGCCATCAAGTACCCCGACCACCTGCACATCTCCACCTCGCCCTGCTGA